One window of Streptomyces sp. SUK 48 genomic DNA carries:
- a CDS encoding RICIN domain-containing protein, whose protein sequence is MSDTEQDDAKRRQRARFVDALTKTAQQPGDRSRVGTKVAGAAAVLALAAGATLGFGAWRSYQSDQNTKKHLAAEEAAQQRRIVPSSPSASPSPGAQHKERKKPAGQPPAGGGAAGHDVPPVETKPSHSPKAKPSKPAGTTVDRLLSAGHSRVLLKNAKSGMCADVTGYDGGKPDDTIMQYYCDGTDKDNQLWSMVVRGAGKGPGGSDLVSFVNVKDGLCLDLPGYAGLPPGWGAVEGVCNTATPDNQQWWLDPAGGGTVRIRNQASDSLCLEVRDDSTERAAQLQLDKCGTDADSRWTVLS, encoded by the coding sequence TTGAGTGACACGGAACAGGACGACGCGAAGCGACGACAGCGGGCGCGGTTCGTCGACGCGCTGACGAAGACCGCCCAGCAGCCGGGGGACCGCTCCCGGGTGGGCACGAAGGTCGCGGGGGCGGCGGCCGTGCTCGCGCTCGCGGCCGGGGCCACCTTGGGCTTCGGCGCCTGGCGCAGCTACCAGTCCGACCAGAACACGAAGAAGCATCTGGCCGCCGAGGAGGCCGCCCAGCAGCGGCGGATCGTTCCCTCCTCACCCTCCGCGTCGCCTTCGCCGGGCGCGCAGCACAAGGAGAGGAAGAAGCCGGCCGGGCAGCCCCCGGCCGGGGGCGGAGCGGCGGGTCACGACGTGCCTCCGGTGGAGACGAAGCCCTCCCACTCGCCGAAGGCGAAGCCGAGCAAGCCGGCGGGGACGACCGTCGACCGGCTCCTGTCGGCGGGGCACTCCCGCGTGCTGCTCAAGAACGCGAAGAGCGGCATGTGCGCCGACGTCACCGGCTACGACGGAGGCAAGCCCGACGACACCATCATGCAGTACTACTGCGACGGCACGGACAAGGACAACCAGCTGTGGAGCATGGTCGTGCGGGGCGCGGGCAAGGGGCCGGGCGGCTCTGACCTCGTCTCCTTCGTCAACGTCAAGGACGGTCTGTGCCTGGACCTGCCCGGGTACGCGGGGCTGCCGCCCGGCTGGGGCGCCGTCGAGGGGGTCTGCAACACCGCGACCCCCGACAACCAGCAGTGGTGGCTCGACCCGGCGGGCGGCGGCACGGTGCGCATTCGCAACCAGGCGAGCGACAGCCTGTGCCTGGAGGTCAGGGACGACTCCACGGAGCGCGCCGCGCAGCTCCAGCTCGACAAGTGCGGTACGGACGCCGACAGCCGCTGGACCGTGCTGAGCTGA
- a CDS encoding MFS transporter, translating into MTPAPSATSPAGRLRTLVTVRAGGLPGAFWVLWSGTLVNRLGAMVSPFLSLYLSQVRDVPLGTIGGILAIVGVGSVISQPLGGFLTDRFGRRVALTGGMLANAGSLLALGHAQSLPALTTAGFALGVTLDLFRPAAQALVADTVPAADRTRAFGLLLWSVNLGFSAAMVLGGHLATRGFSLLFWVDAAACAVFGLLVWCAVPETRPTAAERGTTGSYGTVLADRAMLAFAGVVVLYAVVFQQAFATLPLAMARHGLSGDVYGTVMAVNGVVLILVQPLIGHRLAPFDKSRVLATGFVLAAGGNTLVAAASAGPAFALAVAVWSLGEVLVFAVTAAIVADLSPPGLRGRYNGLLGMAWGTGFLIAPLAGTRLLAVGSTVLWLSCAALCVTAALAQLALGPAIRKRTAQLAEETAPLPKAVS; encoded by the coding sequence TTGACCCCCGCCCCGTCCGCCACGTCCCCCGCCGGCCGCCTGCGGACCCTCGTCACGGTCCGCGCCGGCGGTCTGCCCGGCGCGTTCTGGGTCCTGTGGTCCGGCACCCTGGTCAACCGCCTCGGCGCCATGGTCAGCCCGTTTCTGAGCCTCTACCTCAGCCAGGTCCGCGACGTGCCGCTCGGCACCATCGGCGGCATCCTCGCGATCGTCGGGGTCGGCTCGGTGATCTCCCAGCCGCTGGGCGGTTTCCTCACCGACCGGTTCGGCCGCCGGGTCGCCCTGACCGGCGGGATGCTCGCCAACGCCGGCTCCCTGCTGGCGCTGGGCCACGCGCAGTCGCTGCCCGCCCTCACGACGGCCGGCTTCGCCCTGGGTGTCACCCTCGACCTCTTCCGGCCCGCCGCGCAGGCCCTGGTCGCCGACACCGTCCCCGCCGCCGACCGCACCCGCGCCTTCGGCCTGCTGCTGTGGTCGGTCAACCTCGGCTTCTCCGCCGCCATGGTCCTCGGCGGCCACCTCGCCACCCGCGGGTTCTCCCTGCTCTTCTGGGTCGACGCCGCCGCGTGCGCGGTCTTCGGCCTGCTGGTGTGGTGCGCGGTTCCCGAGACCCGGCCGACCGCCGCGGAGCGCGGCACCACCGGCAGTTACGGCACCGTCCTCGCCGACCGGGCGATGCTCGCCTTCGCCGGAGTGGTCGTCCTGTACGCCGTCGTCTTCCAACAGGCGTTCGCCACCCTGCCGCTGGCCATGGCACGGCACGGACTGTCCGGTGACGTCTACGGAACGGTCATGGCCGTCAACGGCGTCGTCCTCATCCTCGTACAGCCGCTGATCGGCCACCGGCTCGCGCCGTTCGACAAGAGCCGCGTCCTGGCCACCGGCTTCGTGCTCGCGGCCGGGGGCAACACGCTGGTCGCCGCCGCGTCGGCGGGCCCCGCCTTCGCCCTGGCCGTCGCGGTGTGGAGCCTCGGCGAGGTCCTGGTGTTCGCCGTCACCGCCGCCATCGTCGCCGATCTGTCCCCGCCCGGCCTGCGCGGCCGCTACAACGGCCTGCTCGGCATGGCCTGGGGCACCGGCTTCCTCATCGCCCCCCTGGCCGGCACCCGCCTCCTGGCCGTCGGCTCCACCGTCCTGTGGCTCTCCTGCGCCGCCCTCTGCGTGACCGCCGCGCTGGCCCAACTCGCCCTGGGACCTGCCATCAGGAAACGGACCGCACAACTCGCCGAGGAGACAGCCCCGTTGCCGAAGGCCGTCTCCTAG
- a CDS encoding phospholipase D-like domain-containing protein, with amino-acid sequence MIISLRLSRAARAAFISALALTVLPASPATADDATPHLDAVERTLREVSPGLEGDVWERTAGNRLDAGADDPAGWLLQTPGCWGDAGCRDRVGTQRLLAKMTENISRATRTVDISSLAPFPDGAFQDAIVAGLKSSVASGHRLKVRVLVGAAPVYHMTVLPSKYRDDLRDKLGPAADAITLNVASMTTSKTAFSWNHSKLLVVDGESAVTGGINDWKGDYLDTGHPVSDVDLALTGPAAGTAGRYLDRLWGWTCRNKANVANVWYASSGGSDCMATMERDTNPRAVPATGDVPVIAVGGLGVGIEDSDPASSWRPALPDTSDTRCVVGLHDNTNGDRDYDTVNPEESALRSLISSATRHIEISQQDLNATCPPLPRYDTRVYDALAAKLADGVKVRIVVSDPANRGAVGSGGYSQITSLSEVSDVLRDRLVRITGDETSARAALCSNLQLATFRSSSSARWADGHPYAQHHKLVSVDGSAFYIGSKNLYPAWLQDFGYVVESPGAAQQLDAQLLTPQWTYSKETATVDYERGVCHI; translated from the coding sequence ATGATCATTTCGCTTCGCTTATCCCGTGCGGCCCGGGCCGCTTTCATCTCCGCGCTCGCCCTGACCGTGCTGCCCGCCTCGCCCGCCACCGCCGACGACGCGACTCCCCATCTCGACGCCGTGGAACGCACGTTGCGCGAGGTCTCGCCCGGCCTCGAAGGGGATGTGTGGGAGCGGACGGCCGGCAACCGGCTCGACGCCGGCGCGGACGACCCCGCCGGCTGGCTGCTCCAGACGCCCGGCTGCTGGGGCGACGCCGGCTGCCGGGACCGCGTCGGTACCCAGCGGCTGCTGGCCAAGATGACCGAGAACATCTCGCGGGCGACGCGGACCGTCGACATCTCCAGCCTGGCGCCCTTCCCGGACGGCGCCTTCCAGGACGCCATCGTCGCGGGCCTGAAGTCGTCCGTGGCCTCCGGGCACCGGCTCAAGGTCAGGGTCCTGGTCGGAGCCGCGCCGGTCTACCACATGACCGTGCTGCCCTCGAAGTACCGGGACGACCTGCGCGACAAGCTGGGCCCGGCCGCCGACGCCATCACCCTGAACGTCGCCTCGATGACGACGTCGAAGACCGCCTTCTCCTGGAACCACTCCAAACTCCTGGTCGTGGACGGCGAGTCCGCGGTCACCGGCGGCATCAACGACTGGAAGGGCGACTACCTCGACACCGGCCATCCGGTCAGCGACGTCGACCTCGCCCTGACCGGCCCCGCCGCCGGGACGGCCGGGCGCTACCTGGACCGGCTGTGGGGCTGGACCTGCCGCAACAAGGCCAACGTCGCCAACGTGTGGTACGCCTCCTCGGGCGGATCGGACTGCATGGCCACCATGGAGCGGGACACGAACCCCCGCGCCGTCCCGGCCACCGGCGACGTGCCGGTGATCGCCGTCGGCGGACTCGGCGTGGGCATCGAGGACTCCGACCCGGCCTCGTCCTGGCGACCGGCCCTGCCGGACACCTCCGACACCCGGTGCGTGGTCGGCCTGCACGACAACACCAACGGGGACCGCGACTACGACACGGTCAACCCCGAGGAGAGCGCGCTGCGTTCGCTGATCTCCAGCGCGACCCGGCACATCGAGATCTCACAGCAGGACCTCAACGCGACCTGCCCGCCGCTGCCCCGCTACGACACCCGCGTCTACGACGCCCTCGCCGCCAAGCTCGCCGACGGCGTGAAGGTGCGGATCGTCGTCAGCGACCCCGCCAACCGCGGCGCCGTCGGCAGCGGAGGCTACTCGCAGATCACGTCCCTCTCCGAGGTCAGCGACGTACTGCGCGACCGACTGGTCCGGATCACCGGTGACGAGACCAGCGCCAGGGCGGCGCTCTGCTCCAACCTCCAGCTCGCGACCTTCCGCAGCTCTTCGAGCGCGCGCTGGGCGGACGGCCACCCCTACGCCCAGCACCACAAGCTGGTCTCGGTCGACGGCTCGGCCTTCTACATCGGATCGAAGAACCTCTACCCGGCGTGGTTGCAGGACTTCGGGTACGTCGTGGAGAGCCCCGGCGCGGCCCAGCAGCTCGACGCACAGCTGTTGACTCCTCAGTGGACCTACTCGAAGGAGACCGCCACGGTCGACTACGAGCGGGGCGTGTGCCACATCTGA
- a CDS encoding AMP-binding protein translates to MSQRPDCTAATGEFLHDLLLDPARHSPDHPAVVEPAATGAPTVTTYAELTATVDACAATLGALELAPGTRVLLEAEVSAESIAVLLACSRTGLTFVPVSPEMPPDRLRALIETARPALHVRAATAERADLPATLGTAHFGGGALVVERAPTATARRRRVPCVTDPAYIVFTSGTTGRPKGVVMSHRAVTAFCRGMLAYRIAAPGDRVAGTSPLHFDFSLLTIGLALGSGAAVVPVPPRLVRWPRPFLRALRDTKATQVNGVPSIWRQVLRHEADRLAELDHLRGVLFCGEEFPLPELRRLQELRPGMRIVNCYGATESMAATFEDVPEPLPAELERLSIGTAHPGAELLLRDGNGDLVDEPGTAGEMLLRSPALFSGYWDDPEATRAALVPDPLCPESGQVVLRTGDLATRGEKGELYFLGRADSQVQINGNRVELGEVERRLTRHPAVTAAAALRLARPDGGGCLAAFVVADPRGGARHLSHTGAGEAAPGEDMAAVLRDFCARALPAYMVPAELRVVDVLPVTGNGKVDRAALAASAAGPARPGPAPSRAPQ, encoded by the coding sequence GTGAGCCAACGGCCGGACTGCACCGCGGCGACCGGTGAGTTCCTCCACGACCTCCTGCTCGACCCCGCCCGGCACTCCCCGGACCACCCGGCCGTCGTCGAACCCGCGGCCACCGGCGCGCCCACCGTCACCACCTACGCCGAGCTGACCGCCACCGTGGACGCCTGTGCGGCAACCCTGGGGGCGCTGGAACTCGCCCCTGGCACGCGGGTGTTGCTGGAGGCGGAGGTGAGCGCCGAGTCGATCGCCGTCCTCCTCGCCTGCTCCCGTACCGGGCTGACCTTCGTGCCGGTGAGCCCGGAGATGCCGCCGGATCGGCTGCGCGCCCTCATCGAGACCGCCCGCCCGGCGCTGCACGTGCGGGCCGCGACCGCGGAGCGCGCGGACCTGCCCGCGACACTGGGCACGGCACACTTCGGCGGCGGCGCACTGGTCGTCGAACGCGCCCCCACGGCGACCGCGCGCCGACGGCGGGTGCCGTGTGTCACCGACCCCGCCTACATCGTGTTCACCTCCGGAACGACCGGTCGTCCCAAGGGCGTTGTCATGAGCCACCGTGCCGTGACCGCCTTCTGCCGCGGCATGCTGGCGTACCGCATCGCCGCCCCCGGCGACCGCGTCGCCGGCACCTCCCCGCTGCACTTCGACTTCTCCCTGCTCACCATCGGGCTCGCGCTGGGCAGCGGCGCGGCGGTGGTCCCGGTCCCTCCGCGCCTGGTGCGCTGGCCCCGGCCCTTCCTGCGCGCTCTGCGCGACACGAAGGCCACCCAGGTCAACGGAGTACCGTCCATCTGGCGGCAGGTCCTGCGCCACGAGGCGGACCGGCTGGCCGAACTCGACCACCTGCGAGGGGTGTTGTTCTGCGGCGAGGAGTTCCCCCTGCCGGAGCTGCGCCGTCTTCAGGAGCTGCGCCCCGGTATGCGGATCGTCAACTGCTACGGGGCGACCGAGTCGATGGCGGCCACCTTCGAGGACGTGCCCGAGCCGCTGCCGGCCGAGCTGGAGCGGCTGTCGATCGGCACCGCCCATCCGGGCGCCGAGCTCCTGCTCAGGGACGGCAACGGCGACCTCGTCGACGAACCGGGAACGGCCGGGGAGATGCTGCTGCGCAGCCCGGCGCTCTTCTCCGGCTACTGGGACGACCCGGAGGCCACCCGCGCCGCCCTCGTGCCCGACCCGCTGTGCCCGGAGTCGGGCCAGGTCGTCCTGCGCACCGGGGATCTGGCGACGCGCGGAGAGAAGGGGGAGCTGTACTTCCTCGGGCGCGCCGACTCCCAGGTGCAGATCAACGGCAACCGGGTGGAGCTGGGCGAGGTCGAACGCCGCCTGACCCGCCACCCCGCCGTCACCGCCGCCGCGGCGCTGCGCCTGGCCCGGCCCGACGGGGGCGGCTGCCTGGCCGCGTTCGTGGTCGCGGACCCGAGAGGCGGCGCGCGGCACCTCTCCCATACGGGCGCCGGTGAAGCGGCGCCCGGCGAGGACATGGCCGCCGTCCTGCGGGACTTCTGCGCCCGCGCCCTGCCCGCGTACATGGTCCCCGCCGAACTGCGGGTGGTCGACGTCCTGCCGGTCACCGGCAACGGCAAGGTCGACCGCGCCGCACTGGCCGCGAGCGCCGCCGGGCCCGCGCGGCCCGGCCCGGCGCCCTCGCGGGCCCCGCAGTAG
- a CDS encoding ATP-binding protein, whose translation MHIAPSPQAPRADYRAGVASARRQRLFAGRAAELHLLRESLLGTPPGCQVLWLHGMAGVGKSTLLRRFVAEAREAGKAVRVVDMRSTAPTPEGFLGALEAPGGPAEPDLLVIDSGELLGPLESWLRDVYLPGLPASRPVLVGARRPPSAEWRTDPQWWDVLHTAVLGPMSDAEAARLLRDRGVPEAAVPSLTRAAYGLPLALALFAEARQQAEAEGVGPADAPEDSPELVCELLRLLLRESPSPARSDALAVLALARVTTEELIRHTLDVPVAEAHALGNWLRGLSFVQSTTEGLVPHPLVRRFLLADLRWRGLEKYERLHRVLHAHVTERLTRRTGGRWALGAALAHLGGVSRAVREAVEWEGTDRLHVRSARAEDRDAILDVLGAEHGPAAAATARAWWERQPSAFSLAEEGGALAAVLVAPWLEAGATGLPDDPVAEAALARTRERAPLRRGERILLARWSTGSPAAAAFALTTLWATVPRLAVSWTCTRAGRPGLPTLLGLYGQRREAPVTDREGEVVLPYVQDWRGTGFTAWSGALFERLLTDDPAAPTAPANGPAEAELPWPAFAEAVKHAYRDAQDLRLLADSPLLGTPLVPPAGDAAALREVLVQTVERLSGSTGQRQLGEVLEITYLSGPRSQRAAASHARLSFSTYRRRLAEALAKAAELLRERQLYGVEVR comes from the coding sequence ATGCACATAGCCCCCTCCCCTCAGGCGCCGCGCGCCGACTACCGCGCGGGGGTGGCCTCGGCCCGACGGCAACGGCTCTTCGCCGGCCGGGCGGCCGAGCTGCACCTGCTGCGGGAGTCGCTGCTCGGCACGCCGCCGGGCTGCCAGGTGCTGTGGCTGCACGGGATGGCCGGGGTCGGCAAGAGCACGCTGTTGCGCCGGTTCGTCGCCGAGGCGCGGGAGGCGGGCAAGGCGGTCCGCGTCGTGGACATGCGCAGTACGGCCCCGACGCCGGAAGGTTTCCTCGGCGCGCTGGAGGCGCCCGGCGGGCCGGCGGAGCCGGACCTGCTCGTCATCGACTCGGGGGAACTGCTCGGCCCCCTGGAGTCGTGGCTGCGGGACGTCTACCTGCCTGGACTGCCCGCCTCGCGCCCGGTCCTGGTCGGCGCCAGACGGCCTCCCTCGGCGGAGTGGCGCACCGATCCGCAGTGGTGGGACGTGCTGCACACGGCCGTACTCGGCCCGATGAGCGACGCCGAGGCGGCACGGCTGCTGCGTGACCGAGGTGTGCCCGAAGCGGCCGTCCCGTCCCTGACCCGGGCGGCATACGGGCTGCCCCTGGCTCTCGCGCTCTTCGCGGAGGCCCGCCAACAGGCCGAGGCAGAGGGTGTGGGACCTGCCGACGCCCCGGAGGATTCGCCCGAGCTGGTGTGCGAACTGCTGCGTCTGCTGCTGCGCGAGAGCCCCTCCCCCGCCCGGAGCGACGCGCTCGCGGTGCTCGCCCTCGCCCGCGTCACGACCGAGGAACTGATACGGCACACGCTGGACGTGCCGGTCGCGGAGGCGCACGCGCTCGGGAACTGGCTGCGCGGCCTCTCCTTCGTGCAGAGCACCACCGAGGGCCTGGTGCCGCACCCGCTCGTGCGCCGGTTCCTCCTCGCCGACCTGCGCTGGCGCGGGCTGGAGAAGTACGAGCGCCTGCACCGGGTGCTGCACGCCCATGTGACGGAGCGGCTGACGCGGCGCACCGGGGGGCGCTGGGCGCTCGGGGCGGCGCTGGCCCATCTGGGCGGCGTGAGCCGGGCGGTGCGGGAGGCCGTGGAGTGGGAGGGGACGGACCGGCTGCACGTGCGCTCGGCCCGCGCGGAGGACAGGGACGCGATCCTCGACGTACTCGGCGCCGAGCACGGTCCGGCGGCGGCCGCCACGGCACGCGCGTGGTGGGAGCGGCAGCCGTCCGCGTTCTCGCTCGCGGAGGAGGGCGGCGCCCTCGCCGCCGTCCTCGTCGCCCCCTGGCTGGAGGCGGGGGCGACGGGGCTGCCCGATGACCCGGTCGCGGAGGCGGCGCTGGCCCGTACCCGGGAGCGGGCGCCGCTGCGACGCGGCGAGCGGATACTCCTCGCGCGGTGGAGCACGGGCTCCCCGGCGGCGGCGGCCTTCGCGCTGACAACGTTGTGGGCGACGGTTCCGCGCCTCGCGGTGAGCTGGACGTGCACCCGCGCGGGGCGCCCCGGGCTGCCCACGCTCCTCGGCCTGTACGGGCAGCGGCGCGAGGCACCGGTGACGGACCGGGAGGGCGAGGTGGTGCTCCCGTACGTGCAGGACTGGCGCGGTACGGGCTTCACCGCGTGGTCGGGGGCGCTGTTCGAGCGGTTACTCACCGACGACCCGGCGGCGCCGACCGCCCCGGCGAACGGCCCCGCGGAGGCCGAACTGCCCTGGCCCGCCTTCGCCGAGGCCGTCAAGCACGCCTACCGCGACGCGCAGGACCTGCGGCTGCTCGCCGACAGCCCGCTGCTCGGGACGCCTCTGGTGCCCCCGGCAGGAGACGCGGCGGCGCTGCGCGAAGTGCTCGTGCAGACCGTGGAGCGGCTGTCGGGGTCCACGGGGCAGCGGCAGCTCGGCGAGGTCCTGGAGATCACGTATCTGAGCGGTCCGCGCAGTCAGCGGGCGGCGGCCAGCCACGCGCGTCTCTCCTTCAGCACCTACCGGCGCCGCCTGGCAGAGGCTCTGGCGAAGGCGGCGGAACTCCTGCGCGAGCGTCAGCTGTACGGTGTCGAGGTCCGGTGA
- a CDS encoding condensation domain-containing protein → MRPADAGPLSLGQLSVWHDIRDLPKSRRHEPNNAAVWDLPPGTAPDAVRGALAALAVRHPSLRTRYDLRDPDAPRQWLPDEPPPVDLTTVPAGDAEAADLPLRLAAEPFDLGRQAGWRARLATGEPTADGRRPPSRLVLVKHHILADAWAQEVLRRDLLRELAAPGSLGGPAPGPADLAAEQYGPDGLRRQDAALAYWRRTLDQAPATRQPLTGDAPGAVVQCTLRSAAALPGARALARRAGVSVAGAVLAAYVRAVGRRCRSGTLLVQLMSANRFSGRWRDLVTSMNEWVPALVDGVDADIVTLARTVHWGSLRAVRHGMHDVTALAALRARMPRAPEPACAFNHVALPPADRGGTAPREAAGPVEPAISFETPFTTIGPRCYARSQEDGHTLTVRLTARDTGRAQCAALLRELHDTLLAAA, encoded by the coding sequence GTGCGTCCGGCTGATGCGGGACCCCTTTCCCTGGGCCAGCTCTCCGTCTGGCACGACATCCGCGACCTGCCGAAGAGCCGCCGCCACGAGCCCAACAACGCGGCCGTGTGGGACCTGCCGCCCGGGACCGCCCCGGACGCCGTGCGCGGCGCGCTCGCCGCGCTCGCCGTACGGCATCCCTCCCTGCGCACGCGCTACGACCTGCGGGACCCCGACGCGCCCCGGCAGTGGCTCCCGGACGAGCCGCCACCCGTCGACCTCACCACCGTCCCGGCCGGGGACGCCGAGGCGGCGGACCTCCCGCTGCGACTGGCCGCCGAACCCTTCGACCTGGGCCGGCAGGCCGGCTGGCGGGCCCGGTTGGCGACCGGAGAGCCCACGGCGGACGGACGGCGGCCACCGAGCCGGCTCGTCCTCGTCAAGCACCACATCCTGGCCGACGCCTGGGCCCAGGAGGTGCTGCGGCGCGACCTGCTGCGCGAACTCGCCGCGCCCGGCAGCCTCGGCGGACCGGCACCCGGCCCCGCCGACCTGGCCGCCGAGCAGTACGGGCCGGACGGACTGCGGCGCCAGGACGCCGCGTTGGCGTACTGGCGCCGCACGCTCGACCAGGCTCCGGCCACCCGGCAGCCCCTGACTGGGGACGCGCCCGGCGCGGTCGTGCAGTGCACGCTCCGCTCGGCCGCCGCGCTCCCCGGGGCCCGTGCGCTCGCCCGCCGGGCCGGGGTCTCCGTCGCCGGCGCCGTCCTGGCCGCGTACGTCCGCGCCGTGGGGCGCCGGTGCCGAAGCGGCACGCTGCTGGTGCAGTTGATGAGCGCCAACCGGTTCTCCGGACGCTGGAGGGACCTCGTCACCTCGATGAACGAGTGGGTCCCCGCCCTCGTGGACGGGGTGGACGCGGACATCGTGACGCTCGCCCGCACCGTGCACTGGGGCAGCCTGCGCGCCGTCCGGCACGGCATGCACGACGTGACGGCCCTCGCCGCGCTGCGCGCCCGTATGCCGCGGGCCCCCGAGCCCGCCTGCGCCTTCAACCACGTGGCCCTGCCGCCCGCCGACCGCGGCGGCACGGCACCGCGCGAGGCCGCCGGACCGGTCGAGCCCGCCATTTCCTTCGAGACCCCGTTCACCACCATCGGACCACGCTGCTACGCCCGTTCCCAGGAGGACGGACACACCCTGACCGTGCGGCTGACCGCGCGGGACACCGGGCGCGCCCAATGCGCCGCCCTGCTCCGGGAGTTGCACGACACACTGCTCGCCGCCGCCTGA